GCACTCGGCAAGGATTTGCAGCAGGGTCTCGTCGTTTGCGCCCCTGTCCAGCGCTTCGCTCAGCATGCCGGAAGCGATGCCGCGCGCCAAAAGGCCCAGCATGTTCACATGCAGGCGGGGCGTCGGCGAGATGAAAAAGAGCAATCGGGTGATCGGCTTGCCGTCGGGGGGCTGGACCGCACCCCAGGGCGCGTTCAGCTGGATCAGCGCCACCAGGGCGCAGGCTTCGCCCAGGGCGACTCGCATGGACGGATGGGGCAGGGCAAATCCGTCGCCAACGGGAGCTGCGGTTATGCCGCCGGGGGCCAGGAGGCGTTGCACAATCAGGTTCGATACGGCCGGAGACAGGCCGGGCAGGCTGCGGACGATGCGTTCGAAAAGTTGACCGAGATCGGCCGTGTTCACGTCGCGCCAGATTCCGCCCCGGCGCAGCAAGGTGATCAGTTCCCGTGAATTGGCCAGCGAGGGCGCGGGCTCCGAGAGAAATCCGCCCTGGATGCCGAGCCCGTGGCTCGCCGCCCAGTCCATGACCTCGTCGCGTTCAAAGAGGATGCGATCACGGTCATGGACGTGGGGCACGTCGTTCTTGCGCACCCATTCCAGGATGACGTGCTCGAAAACACCAAAGGATTCGGCTATTTGGATGAGATTTATGTACATGGGAGTTTTTGATGTTCGGTTGTTTGAGGACATGGCTGTTTATCCGGTTCAAAGGAGCACGGCGATGGATAACACGAGGATGGCCGCGCACAGATACAGAAGATAGGATTGCACGCGTCCGTGCTGAAAAGTCCGTACGAAGTCCGCAAGGCGAAGAATGTGCGTGGCGGCCGGTATCACCACCTGCTCCAGGACCGTCTCGGGAGTGCGGCTTTCCAGGCTGGATCCGGCGGGAAAGATGTCGTCAGGCAGGCTGACTTTCACGGCGGGCCTCAGAATCCAGCCGAACCATGCGGTGATGATTCCGGCAAAAGATCCGGCAGTGTACTGCATGCGCGAGCTTGGAGCGCGGTAGCCGCAATCC
This portion of the Desulfomicrobium macestii genome encodes:
- a CDS encoding PTS sugar transporter subunit IIA, which gives rise to MSSNNRTSKTPMYINLIQIAESFGVFEHVILEWVRKNDVPHVHDRDRILFERDEVMDWAASHGLGIQGGFLSEPAPSLANSRELITLLRRGGIWRDVNTADLGQLFERIVRSLPGLSPAVSNLIVQRLLAPGGITAAPVGDGFALPHPSMRVALGEACALVALIQLNAPWGAVQPPDGKPITRLLFFISPTPRLHVNMLGLLARGIASGMLSEALDRGANDETLLQILAECADRQTPRNAGETR